From a single Tachypleus tridentatus isolate NWPU-2018 chromosome 6, ASM421037v1, whole genome shotgun sequence genomic region:
- the LOC143252469 gene encoding large ribosomal subunit protein eL43, which produces MAKRTKKVGVVGKYGTRYGASLRKMVKKIEITQHSKYTCTFCGKETMRRTCVGIWKCRACQKTVAGGAYVYSTTAAATVRSAVRRLREMKEQ; this is translated from the exons GCTAAACGGACAAAGAAAGTTGGTGTGGTTGGAAAGTATGGGACCCGTTATGGTGCTTCTCTTCGAAAAATGGTAAAAAAGATTGAAATCACACAGCACTCAAAGTACACATGTACCTTCTGTGGCAAG GAGACAATGAGACGAACCTGTGTCGGGATTTGGAAGTGTAGAGCATGTCAAAAAACAGTAGCAGGAGGAGCATATGTGTACAG CACGACTGCTGCAGCAACTGTTCGAAGTGCAGTTAGACGATTGAGAGAAATGAAGGAACAGTAA